The DNA region GTCTGGAGTATTTCCATATATACCGCCTGCTCAGTGGTAACGGGAACCAGCTCCACATTGAGAGCATCCTTCCACAGGGCCTGGAGTATGGTTACCGCCCGTTCCGCATTCCCGGTACCTACATAATTGATGGTTACTTTGAACCCGTTGGGATAACCCGCTTCGGCTAGCAGGGCCTTGGCAGCGGTGGGATTATAAGCGGGAACCAGTGCTTCCAGCGCCTTATCGTAACCCCAGCTGTTATTAGGCAGGGGCAGCTTCTGCACAGTTCCTTCATTATATCGGAATACCCCCTTGGCCAAGGTATCGTAGTCGGTGGCTTGAATCAAAGCCTTCCGTACCCGAGGATCGCTTAGGGGACCCTTGGCCCGGGTGTTAAAGCCTATCAGGTTGACCCGGAAGGCGGGGTTTTGGTATAGGGTCAGACTACTATTGTCTTTCACTGTCTGAATAGTTTCACCTACCACATTGAGGTCCACATCAATTTCCCCTGTGCGGAGGGCGTTAACCCGCTGTGCTGTGTCACTGATGATATAATATTCAACCCGTTCAATATTGGCCTTGGTCCCCCAGTATTTTTCGTTCCGCACCATGGTGGACTTTTGATCCGGAATATGGCTTTCCAGGATATAGGGGCCGGTACCGATAAAGTGGGTGGCAAAGTCCTGCCCCCAGCCTTCCTGTTCCTCCGGGGGGAAAATCGTATTGGTGGTACTGGTAAGGTTATAAAGGAAATTTGCATCGGGCACATTCAGGTGGCAAGTAACCTGGTAGGGACCGGTTACTTCCACTTCCCCTAACATATAGAGGTAATTGGAGAAATATCCCTTGGCCCGATTCAAGCAATAGACCACATCTGCAGGGGCCAACTCGCGGCCGTTCTGGAATTTTCCGGGGTGGTAAAGAACCCCTTTACGCAGGTTAAACACATAGGTTTTGCCATCTTCGCTGATTGTCCAATCGGTAGCCAAGTCGGGGAAGAAGTCAGACCGGCCCTTATTATTCCGTACCAGGGTATCCCCCAGTTGGCCGATAACATTATCCGCTGCGGTGCTATCCAAATAGAGAGGGTCCAGGGTTTTGACACTTCGGTTCAAGGAAACACGCAGGGTATTATCCGCCCGGGGAGTTCCACCGGCTTGAGATTTTCCGCCTCCGTAGACGGAACCGACGCCACCGGCCAATAGCAGGGCCAGAGCCAGGCCCGCTACAAGGGGTCTGGCTGCACAAAGTAAACTTTTTTTCATAAAATCCATCCTTTTTCATATCGAGAAAAATTTTTATAGCACCTTTGATAAATCTTATAAAACACATAAGAATTGTAGGTAGCCAATAGGTGGATAATAATCAATCCAAAATAATTTGTCAACAATTATTTTTAAAAAAGGAGTTTATTAAGCGGCAACTATTTATTCTTTAATAAAAAGGGTAGGGAAAACCTGTAGGGTTCTGCGGATAATGAATTTGATCATGTAACAGCCTTATAACAGGAAAGAACCGCCGGATATCCGGGTTTTTGACAAAAAGTCCCGGGCGTCCGGCGGTTTCCCATACCAGAAATGGATAGAAGCTAGTTGCTTATGGAAAGGTTAATATACCCCGGCTGGCCCTGGGTTCCCTTGCATATATCCATCACCGAAGAAGACCACTGTTCCACGTTCTTAACCCGGTTGGCCACACCCCAGGTTTGTTTTTCGTTGGCGAAGAAGATACCCACGTTTTCAGGTACCACTTGCTCAAGGATTTCATGATAAATCTGGATACGCTTTGCCCTATCTGGGGTGGCCACCGCCGCCGCAACCTTGGCGTCAATTTCGGGCTTAGAGAAGCGCCAGGGGTTATAATTACCTCCAATCTTATCAGTAGAATAGAAATACCCCAGGGAGGTGGCGGGGTCTGCGGTACAACCCTGGCCGCCTGCCATGATTTCAAAGTTGCCGGTATTGAGAATTTCCATATATACCGCCTGTTCCGAGGTACTGGGAACTAACTCCACATTCAGGGCTTCCTTCCACATAGCCTGGAGTATGGTAACCGCTCGTTCCCGGTTTGCGGTGGCCACATAGTTGATGGTTACCTTAAACCCGTTGGGGTAGCCCGCCTGAGCCAGCAGGGCCTTGGCTCCCGCCACATCATAGGAGGGGACCAGCCGTTCCAGGGACTTATCATAGCCCCAGCTATTAATAGGAAGGGGAAGTTTCTGGGCATCACCTTCGTTATAGCGGAACACTCCCTTAGACAGGGTTTCGTAATCCGTGGCCTTGATCAGAGCCTGGCGAACCCGGTTGTCACTGAGGGGTCCTTTGGACTGGGTGTTAAAACCCACCAGGTTAATCCGGTAAGCCGGGGTTTGGTACAGGGTCAGTCGATCACTGTCGATTACGGTTTGGATGGAATCCCCCACCAGGGCTACATCAACGTCGATCTCTCCAGTCCTGAGGGCATTAGTCCTCTGGGCGGTATCGGTGATGATATGGTATTCAACCCGGTCGATATTGGGTTTGGTCCCATAGTAGTTATCGTTCCTTACCAATATAGTCCGCTGATCCGGGGTATGGGTTTCCAACTTAAAAGGTCCGGTTCCGATAAAATGATTGGCAAATTCCGCGCCCCAGCCATCGACCTCTTCTTTGGGGATGATGATGTTGGAATTACTGGTCAGATTATACAAAAAGGTCGCATCGGGCACATTCAGGTGGCATGTAACCTGGAAGGGGCCGGTAGCCTCCACAGGGCCCAGCATATAGAGATAATTGGAGAAATATCCCTTGGCCCGGTTCAAGGAATAAACCACATCCTGGGCGTTTAGCTGCCGGCCATTTTGGTATTTTCCCGCATGAAAATACACATCCTGACGAAGATTGAACACATAGGTTATACCGTCGGCGCTGATGGTCCAATCGGTGGCCAGGCTCGGATAAAATTGTGATTGAGTCGCATCATTCCGGACCAGGGTATCCCCTATCTGCTGGATCACATTATCCGCTGCAACGCTATCCAAATAGAGGGGGTCCAGGGTTTTAACACTCCGAGACAGGGCAATACGCAGGGTATTATCCACCCGGGGGGTTCCTCCGGCTTGAGAATTTCCGCCTCCGTAGGCGGAACCGACGCCACCGGCCAATAGCAGGGCCAGAGCCAGGCCCGTTACAAGGGGTCTGGCTGCACAAAGTAAACTTTTCTTCATAAATCCATCCTTTTTCATATCGAGAAAAATTTTTATAGCACCCTTGACAAATCTTATAAATTACTTAAGAATTGTAGGTGACCAATATTTGGATAATAATCAATCGAAAATAATTAGTCAACAATTTTTTTAAAAAGGAGTTTATTAAGTGGCAACTATTTATTCTTTAACCACCCTAGAACTGGATGAATCCCAAAAAAAAGCCCTGGTGGATGAGCTAACTTCGGCCTTGGGCCAGATATACACCAAGGGCTTGTCCCTGTATTTCACCAAGGTAAAACCCGAGGACACCATAGGGGATGCGAAAAACCAGCTTCTCTTCTTTGTCTGCGTCCCCCCCTATATTACCCTGGAGAAAAAACGGCTTACCATTAAGATCCTCAATGATGCGGCGATTCGGGGGGCGGGGTATAAGGGGAAGCTCAAGGTGATAGTTCTCTTTCAGTACCATGATGATGACGGGGTGGGCAAAGACGGCCTCCTCTTTGCGGATGCGAAGGCCGCAGCCCATAACTAAGAAAAATTAATTTTTAAGGAGATACATATGGCAACTATTTTAGCAACCACGGCTCTGGAATTGAGCCCGGAAAAAAAGAAAGAGGTCATTGCGGCCTTGGGCGTATCAATTGGGGAGGTTTTTAAAACCTATTCCCTTTATTTCCAGCAGCTATCCCGGGAAAATGTGGCCGGCGCGGCGGTGGATCAAACCACCTTTTACGTTTTTGTCCCCCCTTATATGGAGGTGGATCGCCGGCGGACCCTGATCAAAAAGCTCCATGACACCATGGTGGCCCAGGTGGGCAATAAGGGGGATCTGAAAAACATTGTAATCTTCAAATACCATGATGATGAGGCATGCGGCGTAGACGGGATATTACGGTCCGACGCCAAGGCTGCAGCGGCCAAATAAAGAACCCTATATATGAAAACAATGAGTATAGGCAATTCGGGGCTTACAGCCTCGGTGCTCACCCTGGGAACCTGGTCCATCGGGGGCGGAGACTGGTGGCAAAATAACGACGATGAGGCTTCTATTAAGACCATACATCGGGCTCTGGAACTGGGGATCAACCTTATTGATACCGCCCCCATCTACGGCCTGGGTCACAGCGAGGAAGTGGTAGGGAAGGCCCTGGCCGGAGGGAAACGGGACAAAGCCCTGATCGCCACTAAGGGGACCTTCCAGTGGGACACCGAAGTGGGCCGCTATGTCTACGATGTGGATGGTCACCGGGTCTTTGTGGACCACAGTTATGGGACCATCATTAAGGATTGTGAAGACAGCCTAAAACGGCTGGGAACCGATTATATCGACATCTACTACCTCCACAACCCTGCCAGGGATACGGTAAAGTACCCTGTGGCGGATACGGTTCGGGCTCTTCAGGACCTGAAAAAACAGGGAAAGATCCGGGCCATCGGCCTTTCCAATGTCCAGGTGGAACATATCGAAAGCCATATTGCTGCGGGCTGTGAGTTGGATATAGTCCAGCGGAGGTACAGCCTCCTGGAGTCGGATGTAGAGAAGGATATACTCCCGCTTTGTGAAAAGCACGGGCTTTCCCTCCATGCATATACCCCCCTGGAACGGGGCATCCTGACCGGCACGGTAAAAGCGGATCAGGTTCCCCCGAAGGGGGATGCCCGGGATGGACAGTTTTGGTGGAAATCGGAAAACCTGCCCGACGCGGTCGAATTTGTCCGTAATCTGGGGGACCTTTGCGAAAAAAACCATTGTTCACCCATGGAGCTGGCCATTGCCTATCTGCGTAGCAAGCCCTTGGTGAATGTGATCTGCGGCGCCCGCCGGCCTGCCCAGATTGAGGTGGATGTGCCTGCTGCTGAACTGGTCCTGGCCCCTGAGGATGTGGCGGAAATCCGCCGCCGTGTCGGGGTACTCAAGGCCAAACACCCTGTTTAAGCGGTCTTTTTTTAAGGAGTAGCCCATGCATGATCCCCGGATTAAGGCCATTGCCAAAACGGCGGTTAACTTTTCGGTCTCCCTGCAAAGGGGAGAGAAGCTTCTTATCGATATAACGGACGGCGCTGAGGATTTTGCCCTGGCCCTGGTTGAGGCCGCCCATGAGGCCGGGGGGTTCCCCTATGTAAACCTCCAGACCAGCCGCTTGAACCGGGCTTTAATTCTGGATGGCAGCGAGGAATCCTGGGCAGCCTGGTACGAATACGAGCGGGTCCGAATGGAGGACATGGATGCCTACATTACGGTCCGCCGGAATGATAATCCCGCAGAACTTTCGGATGTGCCTGGGGAAAAGCTGGCCCTCTACAACAAGTACTATGGCAAACTCCACTATGGTATCAGGCTGCCTAAAACTAAATGGTGTGTCCTGCGCTACCCCAATTCCGCCATGGCCCAGGCCGCAGGGATGAGCTTTGAAGCCTTTGAGGACTTTTTTTTCCGGGCCTGCGGGGTGGACTACGCCAAAATGAACGAAGTGGTCCGTCCCCTGGTGGAACTGGTAAAGCGGACCGACCGGGTACGGATCATTGCCCCGGGGACGGACATTAGCTTTTCTATTAAGGACCAGGGGCCCAAGGACCCCATCTGCGGAATTTTTAACATACCCTGTGGTGAAGTGGGTTTCCCGGTAATCCCCGATTCAGTGAACGGCGTGATTGCCTACAATGTGCCATCCCTATTCCAGGGCTTTATGTTCCAGGATATCCGGTTCCGCTTTGAAGGGGGCCGCATTGTGGAAGCCTCCTCCAATGATACCGGGCGGATTAACCGCGTCCTGGATACTGACGAAAACGCCCGGCGCATTGGAGAGTTTGCCATGAGCTTTAACCCCCATGTTACCCGGCCTATCTTTGATACCCTCTTTGACGAAAAGATGGTCAAATCCATCCACTTTACCCCTGGCAACAGCCCCATCAACCCCTCAGGAATCCACTGGGACATTGTGCAGTCCCAGGATGCCAAGGATGGGGGCGGCGAGATATGGTTCGATGGAGTACTGATCCGCAAGGATGGCCTTTTTGTGCTCCAGGATCTGGAGAACATCAACCCCGAAAAAATATTTCCCTTGATTAGCTAAGCAGTTCATCCAGTTTCAGTATAGCCTGGACATAAATATGGATGGCCTCCTCCAGGGAGGCAACGGAAACTGCCTCGTTCACCTGATGGGCCTTCCCCTCCAGGGGCCCGAAGGGGGAGGGGATGTCCCTTCTTTCAGGGCCATAGCCCACCGCCCGGGGCAGCCTGCGGGCATGGGTACCCCCGCCCATGACAAAGGGCTTTAGGTCAGTGCCCAAATGGCGGTTTGCAATATCGTTTAAGGCTATTACCAGGGGATCATCCGCCGGGGTATAGCAAGGGGGGCGATTGTGAATTTTTTCCAGGGTATAGCCGTAGGCCGCTCCTCTTTGCCGCAGCCGTTCCACCAGTTCTTCCTGGGGGCTTGTAATGGCATAGCGCACATTAATCCCGATGATAAGTTTGCCCTCCCTGGTTGCCCCAGTACTGCCCACATGGGTGGTCTTCCCGGATAATTCGTCTTCAAAGGCAATATTGAGGCCTTCGCCGTAATAGTCCGCAAAGGAATCCGCCACAAAGGTCAGGGCAGGAACGGCGTCGCCCTGGGCCAGATTTGCTTTGAGGATACCCGCCGCCAGCTTTTGAAGGGCGTTTACCGAATTTTCCGGAAACGCTGCGTGGCCGCTGATCCCCCGGGCGCTTATCCGCACCAAAGCTCCTCCCGGTTGCCCGCTTCCTTCAAGGGCCTCCACAGTAAAATCGGATCCCAACACCGCCCGGGCTTCTTCGGCGCCGATACCACGTAATTCCACAGAGGCATAGTTAGGTACCATGTTGGACACGGTCCCTCCCTCAAATCGTACCAGATTTCCCTCCCCCAGATTGGCGACAAAATCGGCGGTAAGTATGCCCTTCTCCCCGTTGCAAACAGGAAAACTGCTATCCGAGACCAGCCCAAAGGCTGGCGGGTTATCCACTTCGAGAAAATGGGCTATATCCTGCATTCCCGCCTCTTCGTTACAGCCAAAAAAAGCATAAAGCCCGTGTTTAAGAACTATGCCCTGGTCCTGTAAAAATTTGAGGGTATAGAGCACTGCTACTGCGGGCCCCTTATTGTCCGTAGCCCCCCGGCCTATAATAAACCCATCCTGCTCCCGCCCTTCAAAGGGCGATCCTGTCCATCCGTCTCCCGGGGGCACCACATCAAGATGGGAAAAAAACCCGATGGAATTGGAGGAAAGCCGCTCAGCGGTATCTTTTCCATAAAGGGCGCCGATGCCATAATAATCGTAGGATTTTACCCCTAATCCATGTTTGCGAATGAGCCCTTCCATACTATCCACTACGGCGCCGCAGGGTTCCCCAAAGGGGTATTTCCCGTTTGGGGCGGCGGATATACTGGGAATCCGTACCAGGGTCTTAATGTCTTCTATCAATTCGCGCCGTTTATTTAGTATCCATGTATCCAACGCCCCGTCTAATTCTTCTCCGGTCTTCGATCTATTCATGGTTTTCGCGCCTCCACTGCATTGACAATTGTATAAAAAAAGTATAAAGCATATAAATACTGTATGACTAGTATAATAAAGGGAGTTTAAAAAATGACCAGTAAACAACGGATCAAGGCGCTTTTGGAGAATAAGTCCATAGATCGAAGCCCGGTAGCGGGATGGTTTCATATGCCTCTTTTGGATCGGAATGTGACCGATTTTACCCAGGCCCTGATCAGTACCCGGGATTATTACGGCTGGGATTTTATCAAGGTAATGACCAACGGCCATTTTATGACCGAGGCCTATGGAGGGGAGATTGAATTTTCCC from Treponema primitia ZAS-2 includes:
- a CDS encoding ABC transporter substrate-binding protein; amino-acid sequence: MKKSLLCAARPLVAGLALALLLAGGVGSVYGGGKSQAGGTPRADNTLRVSLNRSVKTLDPLYLDSTAADNVIGQLGDTLVRNNKGRSDFFPDLATDWTISEDGKTYVFNLRKGVLYHPGKFQNGRELAPADVVYCLNRAKGYFSNYLYMLGEVEVTGPYQVTCHLNVPDANFLYNLTSTTNTIFPPEEQEGWGQDFATHFIGTGPYILESHIPDQKSTMVRNEKYWGTKANIERVEYYIISDTAQRVNALRTGEIDVDLNVVGETIQTVKDNSSLTLYQNPAFRVNLIGFNTRAKGPLSDPRVRKALIQATDYDTLAKGVFRYNEGTVQKLPLPNNSWGYDKALEALVPAYNPTAAKALLAEAGYPNGFKVTINYVGTGNAERAVTILQALWKDALNVELVPVTTEQAVYMEILQTGSFELQAGSQGCTSDPATSLGYFFSTDKIGGNYNPWGYSNPAIDAKIALAVAIPDRTKRIQLYHEILEQVVPENVGIFYANEKLTWGVTNRVKNVEQWAAILDVTKGIQGEPGYINLSIAN
- a CDS encoding ABC transporter substrate-binding protein, translating into MKKSLLCAARPLVTGLALALLLAGGVGSAYGGGNSQAGGTPRVDNTLRIALSRSVKTLDPLYLDSVAADNVIQQIGDTLVRNDATQSQFYPSLATDWTISADGITYVFNLRQDVYFHAGKYQNGRQLNAQDVVYSLNRAKGYFSNYLYMLGPVEATGPFQVTCHLNVPDATFLYNLTSNSNIIIPKEEVDGWGAEFANHFIGTGPFKLETHTPDQRTILVRNDNYYGTKPNIDRVEYHIITDTAQRTNALRTGEIDVDVALVGDSIQTVIDSDRLTLYQTPAYRINLVGFNTQSKGPLSDNRVRQALIKATDYETLSKGVFRYNEGDAQKLPLPINSWGYDKSLERLVPSYDVAGAKALLAQAGYPNGFKVTINYVATANRERAVTILQAMWKEALNVELVPSTSEQAVYMEILNTGNFEIMAGGQGCTADPATSLGYFYSTDKIGGNYNPWRFSKPEIDAKVAAAVATPDRAKRIQIYHEILEQVVPENVGIFFANEKQTWGVANRVKNVEQWSSSVMDICKGTQGQPGYINLSISN
- a CDS encoding aldo/keto reductase, whose amino-acid sequence is MKTMSIGNSGLTASVLTLGTWSIGGGDWWQNNDDEASIKTIHRALELGINLIDTAPIYGLGHSEEVVGKALAGGKRDKALIATKGTFQWDTEVGRYVYDVDGHRVFVDHSYGTIIKDCEDSLKRLGTDYIDIYYLHNPARDTVKYPVADTVRALQDLKKQGKIRAIGLSNVQVEHIESHIAAGCELDIVQRRYSLLESDVEKDILPLCEKHGLSLHAYTPLERGILTGTVKADQVPPKGDARDGQFWWKSENLPDAVEFVRNLGDLCEKNHCSPMELAIAYLRSKPLVNVICGARRPAQIEVDVPAAELVLAPEDVAEIRRRVGVLKAKHPV
- a CDS encoding aminopeptidase; the protein is MHDPRIKAIAKTAVNFSVSLQRGEKLLIDITDGAEDFALALVEAAHEAGGFPYVNLQTSRLNRALILDGSEESWAAWYEYERVRMEDMDAYITVRRNDNPAELSDVPGEKLALYNKYYGKLHYGIRLPKTKWCVLRYPNSAMAQAAGMSFEAFEDFFFRACGVDYAKMNEVVRPLVELVKRTDRVRIIAPGTDISFSIKDQGPKDPICGIFNIPCGEVGFPVIPDSVNGVIAYNVPSLFQGFMFQDIRFRFEGGRIVEASSNDTGRINRVLDTDENARRIGEFAMSFNPHVTRPIFDTLFDEKMVKSIHFTPGNSPINPSGIHWDIVQSQDAKDGGGEIWFDGVLIRKDGLFVLQDLENINPEKIFPLIS
- a CDS encoding Sapep family Mn(2+)-dependent dipeptidase; translated protein: MNRSKTGEELDGALDTWILNKRRELIEDIKTLVRIPSISAAPNGKYPFGEPCGAVVDSMEGLIRKHGLGVKSYDYYGIGALYGKDTAERLSSNSIGFFSHLDVVPPGDGWTGSPFEGREQDGFIIGRGATDNKGPAVAVLYTLKFLQDQGIVLKHGLYAFFGCNEEAGMQDIAHFLEVDNPPAFGLVSDSSFPVCNGEKGILTADFVANLGEGNLVRFEGGTVSNMVPNYASVELRGIGAEEARAVLGSDFTVEALEGSGQPGGALVRISARGISGHAAFPENSVNALQKLAAGILKANLAQGDAVPALTFVADSFADYYGEGLNIAFEDELSGKTTHVGSTGATREGKLIIGINVRYAITSPQEELVERLRQRGAAYGYTLEKIHNRPPCYTPADDPLVIALNDIANRHLGTDLKPFVMGGGTHARRLPRAVGYGPERRDIPSPFGPLEGKAHQVNEAVSVASLEEAIHIYVQAILKLDELLS